One Ignavibacterium sp. DNA segment encodes these proteins:
- a CDS encoding Cof-type HAD-IIB family hydrolase: MLDFNKLKKIEFILFDVDGTLVNDAGELGERTKQLIMNLKKSGVNFSFASGRLHSALIPLAEELKLHSPIISLDGTVIKSITGKNFVYRSYLKEKHVKKAIELSEKYMVNIALCHNDAIYYTEQNSVIPKLMEKSGAPYKEVESYDNLTSKTLELVFAGDNRPAVAYIRDKFIFPFSLGTSISFFRSQTHESIYYLEIRRSGSSKGKAMKRLLKHLNIQEEKTAVFGDWYNDISMFESKALKIAPSNAISELKRKADLVLKNSNNEEAAAEFLEELLKVKMS; the protein is encoded by the coding sequence ATGCTTGATTTTAATAAATTAAAAAAAATAGAGTTTATACTTTTTGATGTTGATGGAACATTAGTTAATGATGCAGGCGAACTTGGAGAACGGACAAAACAGTTAATAATGAATCTTAAAAAGTCAGGTGTAAATTTTTCATTTGCTTCCGGCAGGCTGCATTCTGCACTTATTCCGCTTGCCGAAGAGTTAAAGCTGCATTCTCCTATTATTTCACTTGACGGAACAGTAATCAAAAGTATTACCGGTAAAAATTTTGTTTACAGATCTTATCTGAAAGAAAAGCATGTAAAAAAAGCAATTGAGCTTTCTGAAAAGTATATGGTTAATATTGCTCTCTGTCATAACGATGCTATTTATTACACTGAGCAGAACTCTGTGATACCAAAATTGATGGAAAAATCCGGAGCTCCTTATAAAGAAGTGGAATCTTATGATAATCTTACAAGCAAAACTCTTGAGCTTGTTTTTGCTGGTGATAATAGACCCGCTGTTGCGTATATAAGGGATAAATTTATTTTTCCATTTTCGTTGGGTACTTCCATTTCTTTTTTCAGATCTCAAACCCATGAAAGTATTTATTATCTGGAAATTAGAAGATCAGGATCGTCAAAAGGTAAAGCAATGAAGCGTCTCTTAAAACATTTAAATATTCAGGAAGAAAAAACAGCAGTGTTTGGTGACTGGTATAATGATATCAGTATGTTTGAAAGTAAAGCATTAAAAATTGCACCCTCTAATGCTATTTCTGAGCTCAAGAGAAAAGCAGACTTGGTTTTAAAGAATTCAAATAACGAAGAGGCAGCAGCAGAATTTCTGGAAGAATTATTAAAAGTAAAAATGTCTTAA
- a CDS encoding sodium:solute symporter family protein produces the protein MEFLDYLIVIAYFLFSIIIALIYYKKAGKSTDDFFLSGRNLPWYLAGLSMVATTFAADTPLAVTELVAKNGISGNWLWWNFAFGGMLTVFFFARLWRRAGIMTEAEFAEIRYSGKPARFLRGFRALYLGLFMNVIIIGWVNKAMISILVGLFGIDESIVLLYVFGAMILVAVYSAISGLWGVVVTDAFQFFIAITGCIILAVIVVNSPQVGGMTGLQEKLPDYVFNFFPTISDVSTAAGTLAMTTFSFLAYIGIIWWASWYPGAEPGGGGYVAQRMMSAKNEKHSLFATLFFQIAHYTIRPWPWIVVGLASLVLYPELSDSQKGMGYIYAMRDFLPVGLKGLLVAAFFAAYMSTIATQLNWGTSYIVNDFYKRFIVKGKQESYYVLSSRVFTIILMFISLIVTLFINKISGAWAFIIECGAGVGLVLILRWFWWRINAWSEISAMIAPFIILPVINGIGIEFPFTLFIIVPVTTICWVTITLLTKPTEDVVLKSFYRKIHPGGIMWKKVSSQIPEVEGDSGFFKLFINWIIGVILVYSILFGTGKLLLSDYSGFFIYILIAAVSVVILYFNISKIGWKKIAE, from the coding sequence ATGGAATTCTTGGATTACTTAATCGTTATTGCCTACTTCTTATTTTCTATAATAATCGCTTTAATCTATTACAAAAAGGCTGGCAAAAGCACCGATGATTTTTTTCTATCAGGCCGTAATTTACCCTGGTATTTAGCCGGGCTTTCTATGGTTGCTACAACTTTTGCTGCTGATACGCCATTAGCTGTTACAGAACTTGTTGCTAAAAACGGTATCTCGGGCAATTGGTTATGGTGGAATTTTGCATTTGGCGGAATGCTGACAGTTTTTTTCTTTGCCCGATTGTGGAGACGTGCCGGAATAATGACTGAAGCTGAGTTTGCAGAAATACGATACTCGGGAAAACCCGCAAGATTTCTACGGGGATTCAGAGCTTTATATCTCGGTCTGTTTATGAATGTAATTATCATCGGATGGGTGAATAAAGCGATGATTTCAATTCTTGTAGGATTATTCGGAATAGATGAATCAATTGTTTTACTGTATGTATTTGGGGCGATGATACTGGTTGCAGTATATTCTGCTATATCAGGTCTTTGGGGTGTGGTTGTTACGGATGCATTTCAATTTTTTATTGCAATAACCGGGTGTATTATTCTTGCTGTTATTGTTGTTAATTCACCACAAGTAGGTGGAATGACTGGATTGCAGGAAAAACTTCCTGATTACGTTTTCAATTTTTTTCCGACAATATCTGATGTTTCAACTGCTGCAGGTACTCTGGCAATGACAACATTTTCTTTTCTTGCCTATATAGGAATAATATGGTGGGCATCCTGGTATCCGGGAGCAGAGCCGGGCGGCGGCGGATATGTAGCTCAAAGAATGATGTCTGCTAAGAATGAAAAACATTCCTTATTTGCTACTTTGTTTTTTCAGATTGCTCATTATACAATCAGACCCTGGCCTTGGATTGTTGTTGGGCTTGCATCGTTAGTGCTTTATCCTGAGTTATCAGATTCTCAAAAAGGAATGGGATATATTTATGCAATGAGGGATTTTCTGCCTGTTGGTTTGAAAGGATTACTTGTTGCTGCATTCTTTGCTGCTTATATGAGTACAATTGCTACTCAATTAAATTGGGGAACTTCTTATATAGTTAATGATTTTTATAAAAGATTTATTGTTAAAGGCAAACAGGAATCTTATTATGTTTTAAGCTCAAGGGTTTTTACAATAATATTGATGTTTATTTCTTTAATAGTTACACTTTTCATTAATAAAATTTCAGGTGCATGGGCTTTCATTATTGAGTGCGGTGCGGGAGTTGGTTTGGTTTTGATACTAAGATGGTTCTGGTGGCGAATAAATGCCTGGTCCGAAATATCAGCTATGATAGCACCCTTCATTATTCTTCCGGTTATAAATGGAATTGGAATTGAGTTTCCGTTTACTTTATTTATAATAGTTCCTGTAACAACTATTTGCTGGGTAACAATCACCTTGCTTACAAAACCTACAGAGGATGTGGTACTTAAATCATTTTATAGAAAAATTCATCCCGGCGGGATAATGTGGAAAAAAGTTTCCTCTCAAATCCCTGAAGTTGAAGGAGATTCAGGATTTTTTAAACTGTTTATTAACTGGATTATTGGGGTTATTTTAGTTTATTCAATTTTATTTGGAACAGGAAAATTACTATTAAGCGATTATTCGGGATTTTTTATTTATATTCTTATAGCCGCGGTTTCAGTAGTTATCCTTTACTTTAATATTTCGAAAATTGGCTGGAAAAAAATAGCTGAATAA
- a CDS encoding sodium:solute symporter codes for MQHLSYIDYTIIIVYLVAIASLGKIRGGKQKTVKDYFVGSQEVPWWTISFSIVAAETSTLTFISIPGLAYLTNLNFLQLTFGYLIGRIIVAAYFLPAYYKGELSTAYSYLQNRFGNKTRSIASVTFLFTRIASDGVRLFATAIPLYLMLDIQPIVAIVIMAIVALLYTFTGGLKGVIWVDAVQMIIYIGGAIVSIFYLFHFIPLSFSGIFDSTDVNSKLSIINLGFENGIKGFFSQPYTLISGIVGGAFLSMSSHGTDQLIVQRLLAAKNLAESKKAIITTGVIIIFQFALFLFIGILLYVYYGSIDLKSDEIFPKFIIEVLPVGIKGLIIAGLFAAALSTLAGSITSLSSSVMIDLYLPFTKSIDEKRNLLLSKMLTIFWAAMLIFSAFIFMNSPGTVVELALSIASFTYGGLLGVFLLGLSNKNVQQKHAIPAFFTAIICMSFIILFNVVAWTWFVLSGVLITLIVGNTLYLIFGKVKTAKHTFE; via the coding sequence GTGCAGCATTTATCATATATCGATTATACTATAATTATTGTTTATTTAGTTGCAATTGCCAGTCTGGGTAAGATTCGAGGCGGTAAACAAAAAACAGTAAAAGATTATTTTGTCGGTTCTCAGGAAGTTCCATGGTGGACAATCAGCTTTTCAATTGTTGCTGCAGAAACCAGCACGCTAACATTTATTTCTATTCCTGGTCTTGCTTATCTGACAAACTTAAATTTTTTACAGCTGACGTTTGGATATCTTATTGGCAGAATTATTGTCGCAGCTTATTTTCTCCCTGCTTATTATAAAGGCGAACTTTCAACAGCATACTCTTATTTACAAAACAGATTTGGCAATAAAACCAGATCAATTGCATCTGTAACATTTTTGTTTACAAGAATTGCATCAGATGGAGTAAGGTTATTCGCCACTGCAATTCCACTTTATCTTATGCTGGATATTCAGCCAATTGTTGCTATAGTTATTATGGCGATTGTTGCTTTGCTTTATACATTTACAGGCGGATTGAAAGGGGTTATCTGGGTTGATGCAGTTCAGATGATAATTTATATCGGCGGCGCAATTGTATCTATATTTTATCTATTTCATTTTATTCCTCTTTCTTTTAGCGGAATATTTGATTCAACTGATGTAAATTCAAAGCTCAGCATCATCAATTTAGGATTTGAAAACGGTATTAAAGGATTCTTTTCACAGCCATATACATTAATAAGCGGTATTGTCGGAGGGGCTTTTTTATCAATGTCTTCTCACGGAACTGATCAGCTTATTGTGCAAAGGCTGCTTGCTGCAAAAAATCTTGCTGAAAGTAAAAAAGCAATTATTACAACAGGAGTAATAATAATATTTCAGTTTGCACTTTTTCTTTTTATCGGAATTTTATTGTATGTCTATTATGGAAGTATTGATTTAAAATCCGATGAAATATTTCCAAAATTTATAATTGAAGTTTTACCGGTTGGAATTAAAGGACTAATAATTGCCGGTTTATTTGCTGCTGCATTGTCAACACTTGCTGGGTCAATCACCTCTCTCTCATCATCGGTTATGATTGATCTTTATCTTCCATTTACAAAATCAATAGATGAAAAAAGAAATTTGTTGCTTTCAAAAATGCTTACAATTTTTTGGGCGGCAATGCTGATTTTTTCTGCTTTTATATTTATGAACAGTCCGGGAACTGTTGTTGAGCTCGCGTTAAGTATTGCTTCGTTTACGTATGGAGGATTGCTTGGTGTTTTTTTATTAGGATTGTCAAATAAAAATGTCCAACAGAAGCATGCAATTCCTGCTTTCTTTACCGCTATAATCTGTATGAGTTTCATAATACTTTTTAATGTTGTAGCCTGGACCTGGTTTGTATTAAGCGGAGTTTTAATAACTTTAATCGTTGGAAACACCCTGTACCTGATATTTGGGAAAGTAAAAACAGCTAAGCATACTTTTGAATAA
- a CDS encoding STAS domain-containing protein — MNFETKHFGDVTVFKLNEKRLDTSISGLLKGEFTMILKVEGVNKFIIDLSEVESCDSSGLSAILVANRIVSANEGQMRLAAPSAKVHNLIKITQLDRVLPVTTTVDEALKDLGS, encoded by the coding sequence ATGAATTTTGAAACCAAACATTTTGGAGATGTAACAGTTTTTAAATTAAATGAAAAAAGACTGGATACAAGTATTTCGGGTTTGCTTAAAGGTGAGTTTACAATGATTCTGAAGGTTGAAGGTGTTAATAAGTTTATAATTGATTTAAGTGAAGTTGAAAGCTGTGACAGCTCCGGTTTAAGTGCCATACTTGTTGCAAACAGAATTGTCTCTGCAAACGAAGGACAAATGAGGCTTGCCGCACCTTCAGCAAAAGTTCATAACCTGATTAAAATTACTCAACTTGACCGCGTTCTACCAGTTACAACTACTGTTGATGAAGCGTTAAAAGACCTCGGAAGTTAA